A genome region from Streptomyces sp. SAI-135 includes the following:
- a CDS encoding BTAD domain-containing putative transcriptional regulator — MSPFHESESIKAHPAVLGASTGDELADDSVRPLKMRVFGTTVALHGARELPLGPPRHRALLGLLLVRLGQVVPVPQLIDELWGDRPPQRPTATLHTYISHLRRALSLSAGPEGASTLVRYQAPGYVLTLSPEQVDAYRFERLVIQARRDMSARDYRAARDRLTAALALWRGDPYLDLVDYAPMAEESARLEQTRLTAVELQAETYLALGEDDAVVARLYPEAQRYPMRECLIGYLMTGLYRLGRQSDALRLFERTRAHLADELGVDAGAELQRIHTSILRQDLTFGDHAAVHVGVREERVDAVPLPLAEAPTGGDREEAVTSGSHTWPVTFGEQAESSEGARVPHSLQSLPFVGRNYELAVLTAWASAALSGEGGLAAVTGQAGIGKTELTAEVARGVREAGREVISVSFRSENGPAYGMWAPVLRRLSTSRPEAFRAAGARYGRVLGGLLPALSLGTAQAVPDEQPPPQAPFLVEDAVCSVLASLAREQPLLLVLDDLQSADYFSLNLLHLLVCRLPDVPLGILVTSAEPGSMTESPSHAALKQVLGHTRAWTLRLGGLSEHAVAALVAAQVEADVEAEAILALHKRSEGNPYALRQLLSLA, encoded by the coding sequence GTGAGCCCGTTTCACGAGAGCGAATCGATCAAGGCCCACCCCGCTGTGCTCGGAGCGAGCACCGGGGACGAATTGGCGGACGACTCGGTGAGGCCTTTGAAGATGCGGGTCTTCGGGACGACGGTCGCCTTGCACGGGGCACGGGAGCTGCCGTTGGGCCCGCCGCGCCATCGCGCGCTGCTGGGACTGCTGCTGGTACGGCTGGGACAGGTCGTCCCCGTGCCGCAGCTCATCGATGAATTGTGGGGCGACCGTCCGCCTCAGCGCCCGACGGCCACCCTGCACACGTACATCAGTCATCTGCGCCGTGCGCTCAGCCTGAGCGCGGGGCCGGAAGGTGCATCGACGCTGGTGCGCTATCAGGCGCCCGGCTATGTCCTCACACTCAGCCCGGAACAAGTGGATGCCTACCGGTTCGAGCGGCTGGTGATCCAGGCTCGGCGCGACATGTCGGCGAGGGACTACCGGGCGGCCCGCGACCGGCTCACCGCCGCGCTGGCATTGTGGCGGGGCGACCCCTACCTGGATCTCGTCGACTACGCGCCGATGGCCGAGGAGAGCGCCCGGCTGGAGCAGACGCGGCTGACCGCGGTGGAGCTGCAGGCAGAGACGTACCTGGCACTCGGGGAGGATGATGCCGTCGTGGCGCGGCTGTACCCGGAGGCTCAGCGGTATCCGATGCGCGAGTGCTTGATCGGATATCTGATGACCGGTCTGTACCGGCTGGGACGGCAGTCCGACGCGCTGAGGTTGTTCGAGCGCACGCGCGCCCATCTGGCGGATGAGCTGGGTGTCGACGCCGGCGCCGAACTCCAGCGGATCCACACCTCCATACTGCGGCAGGACCTGACGTTCGGCGACCACGCCGCCGTGCACGTGGGCGTGCGCGAGGAAAGAGTCGATGCGGTGCCCTTACCGCTTGCTGAGGCCCCGACGGGTGGCGACCGCGAGGAGGCCGTGACCTCCGGCTCGCACACATGGCCGGTCACTTTCGGTGAGCAGGCAGAGTCAAGCGAGGGGGCGCGAGTTCCGCACAGTCTGCAATCGTTGCCGTTCGTCGGCCGGAACTACGAACTGGCTGTGCTGACGGCCTGGGCGAGCGCCGCCTTGTCCGGCGAGGGCGGTCTGGCGGCCGTGACGGGTCAAGCCGGGATCGGCAAGACCGAGCTGACGGCGGAAGTCGCGCGGGGGGTACGGGAGGCCGGGCGGGAGGTGATCAGTGTCTCCTTCCGCAGCGAGAACGGTCCCGCCTACGGAATGTGGGCCCCGGTCCTGCGGCGGCTGTCCACCTCACGCCCCGAGGCGTTCCGTGCGGCCGGGGCACGGTACGGTCGTGTGCTCGGCGGACTCCTGCCCGCCTTGTCACTGGGCACGGCGCAGGCTGTGCCGGACGAGCAACCGCCCCCGCAGGCGCCGTTCCTCGTCGAGGACGCGGTGTGCTCCGTCCTTGCCTCGCTGGCCAGAGAGCAGCCTCTCCTTCTCGTGCTGGACGATCTGCAGTCGGCGGACTATTTCTCATTGAACCTGCTGCACCTGCTCGTGTGCCGTCTCCCCGACGTGCCGCTGGGCATCCTGGTGACCAGCGCCGAACCAGGCTCAATGACCGAGAGCCCGTCGCACGCGGCGCTGAAGCAGGTGTTGGGTCACACCCGGGCGTGGACCTTGCGGCTTGGGGGCCTGTCCGAGCACGCGGTCGCGGCCTTGGTCGCCGCCCAGGTCGAGGCCGACGTGGAGGCCGAAGCGATCCTGGCACTGCACAAACGCAGTGAGGGCAATCCATACGCGCTGCGGCAGCTGCTGTCCCTGGCCTGA